One window of Quercus robur chromosome 5, dhQueRobu3.1, whole genome shotgun sequence genomic DNA carries:
- the LOC126727647 gene encoding uncharacterized protein LOC126727647 isoform X1: MEKTVLKKNFVRGRSLIDLVFSWSINDILNEDLYKKQVRQIPQTFSSISEYMNSFIYPLIEETHADLLSSMLTLPLAPSCVILSVKQVKEYEPPKDYFYHVTFESVSELENNNGAYEPMVGDLIVLTDVRPKYIEDLDRPDRPFLVALVQRVKEDNTLIILASKPILVEEQENKKMKTLYAVFLINMTTNIRIWRALNFELDGENIDIIGKVLQPNSAEAKICTSCISERNCSTAYADMRSIICFSDLNDSQKDAVLSSLETRECKHQNTVKLIWGPPGTGKTTTVSVLLFSLLRMKCRTLTCAPTNTAVLEVTQRLLKNVTESLGYDTYGLGDIVLFGNRKRMKIDDRYDLLDVFLDNRVSILYECLVRPSTCWKDSLLSMTSLLMDPKREYHLYLKNRRVVEYEEDENDGISENKGINGNQGKEIDDQSSKDKKSKKNLKKVIIQTLNENKNKKTQKEMRSLWKEKKLEHEENESGDNSSQDKKNEGQGADECDNPLTFEEFLQKRFNCISKRLTYCIENLYTHLPTSFISLVVVKKMIKALDFIKSIENLLCAVSVSDKGLLEKVFSKNLETELGHLRELSIVRNECLRVLRSLPQKFPVPDFEDKFDIKEFCLQYSCLIFCTVSCSAKLHEVMTDLELLVIDEAAQLKECESTIPLQLPGIRHAILVGDEQQLPAMVKSKISEEAEFGRSLFERLVLLGHKKHLLNVQHRMHPSISLFPNKMFYENQILDGHNVKGRSYERHFLQGKMYGSYSFINVPHGKEEFNNSHSLKNMVEAAVVSEIVSSLFKESVRTKKKVRVGIISPYKAQVLAIGEKVKNYSADPNDDFSICVRSVDGFQGGEEDVIIISTVRCNKNGIVGFLKNHQRTNVALTRARHCLWILGNEATLTKRCTIWKELVIDAKKRRCFYNANEDKGLAQAITVALVECDQMHILFNMDSSLFRKARWRVSFSNDFLKSMSRVKDAETCKEVLTLLENLANGWRQSLKKKNLYVHHGTSSQLLEQCKVKGLLHLVWTVDILEENSYYIQILKFWDILPLAEIPKLANHLDVLFENYTVKKMNRCKYKCLDGCLVVPMRWPVNLSSCPEADPLLSLSEPLASLSLRDESESSSTTYRNNSKYTMGRSVVTNRWLRKLHNY, translated from the exons ATGGAGAAGACTGTGCTGAAGAAAAACTTTGTTCGGGGTAGAAGCTTAATAGATTTGGTATTCTCTTGGTCTATCAATGATATTCTCAATGAAGATCTTTACAAAAAACAG GTGAGACAGATTCCACAGACATTTTCCTCCATATCAGAATACATGAATTCATTTATTTATCCACTTATTGAGGAAACACATGCTGACTTGTTATCAAGCATGTTAACATTGCCTCTAGCACCTAGCTGTGTTATATTGTCAGTCAAACAAGTTAAGGAATATGAACCACCCAAAGACTATTTTTACCATGTTACATTTGAAAGTGTGAGTGAATTGGAGAATAATAATGGGGCATATGAGCCTATGGTTGGAGACCTCATTGTCTTGACAGATGTAAGACCAAAATACATTGAGGATTTAGACAGACCTGACAGACCCTTTCTTGTAGCTTTAGTTCAAAGGGTGAAAGAAGACAATACTCTTATAATATTAGCCTCAAAGCCTATCTTGGTagaagaacaagaaaacaagAAGATGAAAACTCTTTATGCTGTTTTCTTGATAAACATGACCACAAATATCCGTATATGGAGAGCATTGAACTTTGAGCTTGATGGTGAAAACATAGACATCATTGGAAAAGTGCTGCAACCAAACTCTGCT GAAGCTAAAATATGTACTAGTTGCATTTCTGAAAGAAATTGCAGTACTGCCTATGCAGATATGAGGTCCATAATTTGCTTTTCTGATTTAAATGATTCCCAGAAAGATGCGGTTCTTAGCTCTTTGGAAACTAGGGAATGCAAGCATCAAAATACTGTTAAATTAATATGGGGCCCTCCGGGAACTGGGAAAACCACAACAGTTAGTGTGCTGTTATTCTCTCTGCTTAGAATGAAATGCAGAACTCTTACATGTGCCCCAACAAATACTGCAGTTTTGGAAGTGACACAGCGGCTTCTAAAGAATGTAACAGAGTCACTTGGATATGATACCTATGGGCTTGGAGATATAGTTTTATTTGGAAATAGGAAGCGAATGAAGATTGATGATCGTTATGACCTCCTGGATGTATTTCTTGATAACCGAGTTAGTATACTGTATGAATGCCTTGTTCGTCCATCAACTTGTTGGAAAGATAGTCTATTATCAATGACTAGTTTGCTCATGGACCCTAAAAGGGAATATCATTTGTATTTGAAAAATAGAAGAGTGGTAGAATATGAGGAGGATGAAAATGATGGTATATCTGAAAATAAAGGGATAAATGGTAATCAAGGGAAGGAGATTGATGATCAATCCTCTAAAGACAAGAAGAGCaagaaaaatttgaagaaagttATCATTCAAACcttaaatgaaaacaaaaacaagaaaacgcAGAAGGAGATGAGGTCTTtgtggaaagaaaagaaattagagCACGAGGAAAATGAAAGTGGGGATAATTCTTCCCAAGATAAGAAAAACGAAGGACAGGGAGCTGATGAATGTGATAATCCTTTGACATTTGAGGAGTTTTTACAGAAGAGATTCAACTGCATTTCAAAGCGTCTGACATATTGTATTGAAAATTTGTATACACACTTACCTACTTCTTTTATTTCGTTAGTGGTGGTAAAGAAGATGATTAAAGCTCTTGATTTCATCAAATCTATTGAAAATTTGTTGTGTGCTGTTAGTGTTTCTGACAAAGGGTTATTAGAGAAAGTCTTCAGCAAGAATTTAGAAACTGAACTTGGTCACTTAAGAGAGTTGAGTATTGTGAGAAATGAATGCCTTCGTGTACTTAGATCTCTTCCTCAAAAATTCCCAGTTCCGGATTTTGAAGACAAGTTTGATATAAAAGAATTCTGCCTGCAATATTCTTGTCTGATTTTCTGCACTGTATCATGCTCTGCTAAATTGCATGAAGTAATGACTGATCTGGAACTACTGGTTATAGATGAAGCTGCTCAGCTTAAGGAATGTGAATCAACCATTCCCTTACAACTTCCTGGAATCCGCCATGCTATTCTTGTTGGGGATGAACAGCAATTGCCTGCGATGGTTAAAAGCAAG ATTTCTGAGGAAGCTGAATTTGGAAGAAGTTTGTTTGAGAGGCTAGTATTGCTAGGACACAAGAAACACCTTCTTAATGTCCAGCATAGGATGCATCCATCCATAAGCTTATTTCCAAATAAGATGTTCTATGAAAATCAGATTTTAGATGGCCACAATGTCAAAGGAAGAAGCTACGAGAGGCATTTTCTTCAAGGGAAGATGTACGGCTCCTATTCTTTCATAAATGTACCACATGGAAAAGAGGAATTCAATAACAGCCATAGTCTGAAAAATATGGTTGAGGCTGCTGTGGTGTCTGAGATAGTTTCAAGCCTTTTCAAAG AATCAGTTCGCACAAAGAAGAAGGTTAGAGTTGGTATCATCTCACCATACAAGGCTCAAGTACTTGCAATTGGAGAGAAGGTGAAAAACTACAGTGCAGATCCTAATGATGACTTCTCCATTTGTGTTCGCTCTGTTGATGGATTCCAGGGTGGTGAGGAGGATGTGATAATTATCTCTACTGTCAGATGTAATAAGAATGGAATAGTTGGTTTTCTTAAAAATCATCAAAGAACAAACGTGGCACTAACGCGTGCAAG GCATTGCCTTTGGATATTGGGAAATGAAGCTACTTTAACTAAAAGGTGCACTATTTGGAAGGAGTTAGTCATTGATGCCAAGAAACGGAGGTGTTTCTACAATGCCAATGAAGACAAGGGCTTGGCTCAGGCTATTACAGTTGCCTTGGTTGAATGTGACCAAATGCACATTTTATTCAACATGGATTCTTCCTTGTTCAGGAAAGCAAGATGGAGG GTCTCCTTCAgcaatgattttttgaaatctaTGTCAAGAGTTAAAGATGCTGAGACTTGTAAAGAAGTGCTTACTTTATTGGAAAATCTTGCAAATGGTTGGCGTCAATCTCTCAAGAAGAAAAACCTCTATGTCCATCATGGAACTTCTTCCCAATTATTAGAGCAGTGCAAGGTCAAAGGGTTGCTGCATCTTGTTTGGACTGTAGACATTCTCGAGGAAAATTCATACtacattcaaattttgaagttcTGGGACATTTTGCCATTAGCTGAAATTCCAAAACTAGCAAATCATCTTGATGTCTTATTTGAGAACTATACGGTCAAAAAGATGAATCGCTGCAAATACAAATGTCTCGATGG GTGTTTAGTTGTTCCAATGCGATGGCCAGTCAACTTAAGTAGTTGTCCTGAAGCTGATCCTTTATTGTCACTTTCAGAACCATTAGCTTCACTCAGTCTCAGGGATGAGTCAGAATCATCATCTACAACTTATCG aaataattcaaagtacACAATGGGGAGAAGCGTTGTTACAAATAGATGGCTAAGAAAGTTGCATAATTACTAA
- the LOC126727647 gene encoding uncharacterized protein LOC126727647 isoform X2, giving the protein MEKTVLKKNFVRGRSLIDLVFSWSINDILNEDLYKKQVRQIPQTFSSISEYMNSFIYPLIEETHADLLSSMLTLPLAPSCVILSVKQVKEYEPPKDYFYHVTFESVSELENNNGAYEPMVGDLIVLTDVRPKYIEDLDRPDRPFLVALVQRVKEDNTLIILASKPILVEEQENKKMKTLYAVFLINMTTNIRIWRALNFELDGENIDIIGKVLQPNSAEAKICTSCISERNCSTAYADMRSIICFSDLNDSQKDAVLSSLETRECKHQNTVKLIWGPPGTGKTTTVSVLLFSLLRMKCRTLTCAPTNTAVLEVTQRLLKNVTESLGYDTYGLGDIVLFGNRKRMKIDDRYDLLDVFLDNRVSILYECLVRPSTCWKDSLLSMTSLLMDPKREYHLYLKNRRVVEYEEDENDGISENKGINGNQGKEIDDQSSKDKKSKKNLKKVIIQTLNENKNKKTQKEMRSLWKEKKLEHEENESGDNSSQDKKNEGQGADECDNPLTFEEFLQKRFNCISKRLTYCIENLYTHLPTSFISLVVVKKMIKALDFIKSIENLLCAVSVSDKGLLEKVFSKNLETELGHLRELSIVRNECLRVLRSLPQKFPVPDFEDKFDIKEFCLQYSCLIFCTVSCSAKLHEVMTDLELLVIDEAAQLKECESTIPLQLPGIRHAILVGDEQQLPAMVKSKISEEAEFGRSLFERLVLLGHKKHLLNVQHRMHPSISLFPNKMFYENQILDGHNVKGRSYERHFLQGKMYGSYSFINVPHGKEEFNNSHSLKNMVEAAVVSEIVSSLFKESVRTKKKVRVGIISPYKAQVLAIGEKVKNYSADPNDDFSICVRSVDGFQGGEEDVIIISTVRCNKNGIVGFLKNHQRTNVALTRARHCLWILGNEATLTKRCTIWKELVIDAKKRRCFYNANEDKGLAQAITVALVECDQMHILFNMDSSLFRKARWRVSFSNDFLKSMSRVKDAETCKEVLTLLENLANGWRQSLKKKNLYVHHGTSSQLLEQCKVKGLLHLVWTVDILEENSYYIQILKFWDILPLAEIPKLANHLDVLFENYTVKKMNRCKYKCLDGCLVVPMRWPVNLSSCPEADPLLSLSEPLASLSLRDESESSSTTYRW; this is encoded by the exons ATGGAGAAGACTGTGCTGAAGAAAAACTTTGTTCGGGGTAGAAGCTTAATAGATTTGGTATTCTCTTGGTCTATCAATGATATTCTCAATGAAGATCTTTACAAAAAACAG GTGAGACAGATTCCACAGACATTTTCCTCCATATCAGAATACATGAATTCATTTATTTATCCACTTATTGAGGAAACACATGCTGACTTGTTATCAAGCATGTTAACATTGCCTCTAGCACCTAGCTGTGTTATATTGTCAGTCAAACAAGTTAAGGAATATGAACCACCCAAAGACTATTTTTACCATGTTACATTTGAAAGTGTGAGTGAATTGGAGAATAATAATGGGGCATATGAGCCTATGGTTGGAGACCTCATTGTCTTGACAGATGTAAGACCAAAATACATTGAGGATTTAGACAGACCTGACAGACCCTTTCTTGTAGCTTTAGTTCAAAGGGTGAAAGAAGACAATACTCTTATAATATTAGCCTCAAAGCCTATCTTGGTagaagaacaagaaaacaagAAGATGAAAACTCTTTATGCTGTTTTCTTGATAAACATGACCACAAATATCCGTATATGGAGAGCATTGAACTTTGAGCTTGATGGTGAAAACATAGACATCATTGGAAAAGTGCTGCAACCAAACTCTGCT GAAGCTAAAATATGTACTAGTTGCATTTCTGAAAGAAATTGCAGTACTGCCTATGCAGATATGAGGTCCATAATTTGCTTTTCTGATTTAAATGATTCCCAGAAAGATGCGGTTCTTAGCTCTTTGGAAACTAGGGAATGCAAGCATCAAAATACTGTTAAATTAATATGGGGCCCTCCGGGAACTGGGAAAACCACAACAGTTAGTGTGCTGTTATTCTCTCTGCTTAGAATGAAATGCAGAACTCTTACATGTGCCCCAACAAATACTGCAGTTTTGGAAGTGACACAGCGGCTTCTAAAGAATGTAACAGAGTCACTTGGATATGATACCTATGGGCTTGGAGATATAGTTTTATTTGGAAATAGGAAGCGAATGAAGATTGATGATCGTTATGACCTCCTGGATGTATTTCTTGATAACCGAGTTAGTATACTGTATGAATGCCTTGTTCGTCCATCAACTTGTTGGAAAGATAGTCTATTATCAATGACTAGTTTGCTCATGGACCCTAAAAGGGAATATCATTTGTATTTGAAAAATAGAAGAGTGGTAGAATATGAGGAGGATGAAAATGATGGTATATCTGAAAATAAAGGGATAAATGGTAATCAAGGGAAGGAGATTGATGATCAATCCTCTAAAGACAAGAAGAGCaagaaaaatttgaagaaagttATCATTCAAACcttaaatgaaaacaaaaacaagaaaacgcAGAAGGAGATGAGGTCTTtgtggaaagaaaagaaattagagCACGAGGAAAATGAAAGTGGGGATAATTCTTCCCAAGATAAGAAAAACGAAGGACAGGGAGCTGATGAATGTGATAATCCTTTGACATTTGAGGAGTTTTTACAGAAGAGATTCAACTGCATTTCAAAGCGTCTGACATATTGTATTGAAAATTTGTATACACACTTACCTACTTCTTTTATTTCGTTAGTGGTGGTAAAGAAGATGATTAAAGCTCTTGATTTCATCAAATCTATTGAAAATTTGTTGTGTGCTGTTAGTGTTTCTGACAAAGGGTTATTAGAGAAAGTCTTCAGCAAGAATTTAGAAACTGAACTTGGTCACTTAAGAGAGTTGAGTATTGTGAGAAATGAATGCCTTCGTGTACTTAGATCTCTTCCTCAAAAATTCCCAGTTCCGGATTTTGAAGACAAGTTTGATATAAAAGAATTCTGCCTGCAATATTCTTGTCTGATTTTCTGCACTGTATCATGCTCTGCTAAATTGCATGAAGTAATGACTGATCTGGAACTACTGGTTATAGATGAAGCTGCTCAGCTTAAGGAATGTGAATCAACCATTCCCTTACAACTTCCTGGAATCCGCCATGCTATTCTTGTTGGGGATGAACAGCAATTGCCTGCGATGGTTAAAAGCAAG ATTTCTGAGGAAGCTGAATTTGGAAGAAGTTTGTTTGAGAGGCTAGTATTGCTAGGACACAAGAAACACCTTCTTAATGTCCAGCATAGGATGCATCCATCCATAAGCTTATTTCCAAATAAGATGTTCTATGAAAATCAGATTTTAGATGGCCACAATGTCAAAGGAAGAAGCTACGAGAGGCATTTTCTTCAAGGGAAGATGTACGGCTCCTATTCTTTCATAAATGTACCACATGGAAAAGAGGAATTCAATAACAGCCATAGTCTGAAAAATATGGTTGAGGCTGCTGTGGTGTCTGAGATAGTTTCAAGCCTTTTCAAAG AATCAGTTCGCACAAAGAAGAAGGTTAGAGTTGGTATCATCTCACCATACAAGGCTCAAGTACTTGCAATTGGAGAGAAGGTGAAAAACTACAGTGCAGATCCTAATGATGACTTCTCCATTTGTGTTCGCTCTGTTGATGGATTCCAGGGTGGTGAGGAGGATGTGATAATTATCTCTACTGTCAGATGTAATAAGAATGGAATAGTTGGTTTTCTTAAAAATCATCAAAGAACAAACGTGGCACTAACGCGTGCAAG GCATTGCCTTTGGATATTGGGAAATGAAGCTACTTTAACTAAAAGGTGCACTATTTGGAAGGAGTTAGTCATTGATGCCAAGAAACGGAGGTGTTTCTACAATGCCAATGAAGACAAGGGCTTGGCTCAGGCTATTACAGTTGCCTTGGTTGAATGTGACCAAATGCACATTTTATTCAACATGGATTCTTCCTTGTTCAGGAAAGCAAGATGGAGG GTCTCCTTCAgcaatgattttttgaaatctaTGTCAAGAGTTAAAGATGCTGAGACTTGTAAAGAAGTGCTTACTTTATTGGAAAATCTTGCAAATGGTTGGCGTCAATCTCTCAAGAAGAAAAACCTCTATGTCCATCATGGAACTTCTTCCCAATTATTAGAGCAGTGCAAGGTCAAAGGGTTGCTGCATCTTGTTTGGACTGTAGACATTCTCGAGGAAAATTCATACtacattcaaattttgaagttcTGGGACATTTTGCCATTAGCTGAAATTCCAAAACTAGCAAATCATCTTGATGTCTTATTTGAGAACTATACGGTCAAAAAGATGAATCGCTGCAAATACAAATGTCTCGATGG GTGTTTAGTTGTTCCAATGCGATGGCCAGTCAACTTAAGTAGTTGTCCTGAAGCTGATCCTTTATTGTCACTTTCAGAACCATTAGCTTCACTCAGTCTCAGGGATGAGTCAGAATCATCATCTACAACTTATCG ATGGTGA